In one Microbulbifer pacificus genomic region, the following are encoded:
- the recN gene encoding DNA repair protein RecN — MLLHLSISQFTLVDQLELEFGPGTSTLTGETGAGKSITLDALGLALGDRGNAELVRTGASRADIHATFDISSHQEARSWLEEQELDVGREVILRRTIGADGRSRAYINGQPVTLLQLRALGEQLIDIHSQHEHQSLLKKETHRRLLDEYAHAEAQSAEVRIHFKTWQDQYRRYRKLADSAEETQARRDLLEYQLQELEQLNLKPGELDELESEQRQLANAGDILNGSYQLAALLNGGEGDIAEQLHRALHLVGAMPEQTQALMDVAQMLDSARIQVDEAASTLSRHIDRFEMDPERLAEVEERLSAIYSIARKHRVQPDQLPDVQQQWQQELDEIGAPDALDKLAADCERLEKTYRVSAGKLSQLRAAAAKKLAEAVNAQLADLAMPHARVELALVELDKPAATGLEEVEILIATNPGQPARALGKIASGGELSRVSLAIQVVTAQTSRTPTLVFDEVDVGIGGATGDVVGRLLRQLGERGQVICVTHLAQVAARAHRQYLVEKHSDGAAAFVALRELQDGERSAEIARMLGGEATAQSLAHAEEMLNRA; from the coding sequence ATGTTGCTGCATCTGTCCATCAGCCAGTTCACCCTGGTCGACCAGCTGGAACTGGAATTCGGCCCCGGCACCAGTACCCTGACAGGGGAAACCGGCGCCGGTAAGTCCATTACCCTCGACGCCCTCGGCCTCGCCCTCGGTGACCGCGGCAACGCGGAGCTGGTGCGCACCGGCGCCAGCCGGGCCGATATCCACGCCACCTTCGATATCAGCAGCCACCAGGAGGCCCGCAGCTGGCTGGAGGAGCAGGAGCTGGATGTCGGGCGCGAGGTGATCCTGCGACGCACCATCGGCGCCGACGGCCGCTCCCGCGCGTATATCAATGGCCAGCCAGTAACCCTGCTGCAACTGCGCGCCCTCGGCGAGCAGCTCATCGACATTCACAGCCAGCACGAACACCAGTCGCTGCTGAAGAAGGAAACCCATCGCCGCCTGCTGGACGAATATGCCCATGCGGAGGCACAGTCCGCCGAAGTGCGTATTCACTTCAAGACCTGGCAGGATCAGTACCGCCGCTACCGCAAGCTCGCCGACAGCGCCGAGGAAACCCAGGCACGCCGCGACCTGCTGGAATACCAGCTGCAGGAACTGGAACAGCTGAACCTGAAGCCCGGTGAGCTGGATGAACTGGAGAGCGAACAGCGCCAGCTGGCCAACGCCGGCGATATTCTGAACGGCAGTTACCAATTGGCCGCCCTGCTGAACGGCGGCGAAGGCGATATTGCGGAACAATTACACCGCGCCCTGCATCTTGTTGGCGCCATGCCCGAGCAGACCCAGGCCCTGATGGATGTGGCGCAGATGCTCGACAGCGCCCGCATTCAGGTGGACGAGGCCGCCAGCACCCTGTCGCGCCATATCGACCGCTTTGAGATGGACCCTGAACGCCTGGCGGAAGTGGAGGAGCGCCTCTCCGCCATCTACTCCATTGCCCGCAAGCACAGGGTGCAACCAGACCAGCTGCCGGACGTACAGCAGCAGTGGCAGCAGGAGCTGGACGAGATCGGTGCGCCGGATGCCCTGGACAAGCTGGCCGCGGACTGCGAGCGACTGGAGAAAACCTACCGCGTCAGCGCCGGCAAGCTCAGTCAACTGCGCGCGGCTGCGGCGAAGAAGCTCGCCGAGGCAGTCAATGCACAGCTGGCGGATCTGGCTATGCCCCACGCACGGGTGGAACTGGCACTCGTCGAACTGGATAAGCCCGCCGCCACCGGCCTCGAGGAGGTGGAAATTCTGATCGCCACCAACCCGGGCCAGCCAGCGCGGGCGCTGGGCAAGATAGCCTCTGGCGGTGAATTGTCGCGGGTCAGCCTGGCGATCCAGGTGGTCACCGCACAGACTTCCCGCACACCCACCCTGGTCTTCGACGAGGTGGATGTGGGTATTGGCGGCGCTACCGGCGACGTAGTGGGCAGGCTGTTGCGGCAACTGGGTGAGCGTGGTCAGGTGATCTGCGTTACTCACCTGGCGCAGGTGGCTGCCCGCGCCCACCGGCAGTACCTGGTGGAAAAGCACAGCGATGGCGCCGCCGCGTTTGTCGCGCTGCGGGAGCTGCAAGACGGCGAGCGCAGTGCGGAGATTGCACGCATGCTGGGCGGTGAAGCCACCGCCCAGTCCCTGGCGCATGCCGAAGAAATGCTGAACCGGGCCTGA
- the dnaK gene encoding molecular chaperone DnaK → MGKIIGIDLGTTNSCVAVLDGDKARVIENAEGDRTTPSIVAFTDDNEVLVGQSAKRQAVTNPSNTLFAVKRLIGRKFKDDVVQKDIKMVPYSIVEADNGDAWVQVKGDKKAPPQISAEVLKKMKKTAEDFLGEKVDAAVITVPAYFNDSQRQATKDAGRIAGLDVKRIINEPTAAALAYGLDKKGGDRTIAVYDLGGGTFDISIIEIADVDGEMQFEVLSTNGDTFLGGEDFDLRLIDYLAEQFKKEQGIDLKGDPLAMQRLKEAAEKAKIELSSSQQTEVNLPYITADATGPKHLVVKLTRAKLESLVEDLVARSLEPVKIALQDADMTTAKIDEVILVGGQTRMPLVQQKVTAFFGKEPRKDVNPDEAVAVGAAIQGAVLGGDVKDVLLLDVTPLTLGIETMGGVATALIEKNTTIPTKKSQVFSTADDNQTAVTIHVVQGERKQAAQNKSLGRFDLADIPPAPRGMPQIEVTFDIDANGILHVHAKDKATGKEQSIVIKASSGLSDEEIEQMVRDAEANAEADKQFEELVQARNTLDGLISATRKTVDEAGDKATAEEKAAIDAALAEAEEAVKGNDKAAIEAATTKLTEASGSLAQKLYAEQAQAQDAAAQQAEQASSGGKSGGDDAVDAEFEEVKDDKKDGK, encoded by the coding sequence ATGGGAAAAATCATCGGCATCGACCTGGGCACTACCAACAGCTGTGTCGCGGTACTGGATGGTGACAAGGCGCGTGTTATCGAGAACGCGGAAGGCGATCGCACCACCCCCTCTATCGTTGCGTTTACCGACGACAACGAAGTGCTGGTCGGCCAGTCCGCCAAGCGTCAGGCGGTGACCAACCCCAGTAACACGCTGTTCGCGGTAAAGCGCCTGATCGGCCGCAAGTTCAAGGACGATGTGGTTCAGAAAGACATCAAAATGGTGCCTTACTCCATCGTTGAAGCCGACAACGGCGACGCCTGGGTACAGGTGAAGGGCGACAAGAAAGCCCCGCCGCAGATCTCTGCGGAAGTACTGAAAAAGATGAAGAAAACCGCGGAAGACTTCCTCGGTGAGAAAGTGGACGCGGCGGTAATCACCGTGCCGGCCTACTTCAATGACTCCCAGCGTCAGGCTACCAAAGACGCCGGCCGTATCGCCGGTCTCGACGTCAAGCGCATCATCAACGAGCCCACCGCGGCTGCGCTGGCCTACGGCCTGGACAAGAAAGGCGGCGACCGCACCATCGCGGTATACGACCTGGGTGGTGGTACCTTCGATATCTCCATCATTGAGATTGCCGACGTCGATGGCGAAATGCAGTTTGAAGTGCTGTCCACCAACGGCGACACCTTCCTCGGCGGTGAAGACTTCGACCTGCGCCTGATCGATTACCTGGCGGAGCAGTTCAAGAAAGAGCAGGGCATCGATCTGAAGGGCGACCCGCTTGCCATGCAGCGCCTGAAGGAAGCGGCCGAAAAAGCCAAGATCGAGTTGTCCTCCAGCCAGCAGACCGAAGTGAACCTGCCGTACATTACCGCAGACGCCACCGGTCCCAAGCACCTTGTGGTCAAGCTGACCCGCGCCAAGCTGGAAAGCCTGGTGGAAGACCTGGTGGCGCGCTCCCTGGAGCCGGTAAAAATCGCGCTGCAGGACGCCGACATGACCACCGCCAAGATCGACGAAGTGATTCTGGTGGGCGGCCAGACCCGCATGCCGCTGGTGCAGCAGAAGGTGACCGCGTTCTTCGGTAAAGAGCCGCGCAAAGACGTGAACCCGGATGAAGCGGTTGCCGTGGGCGCTGCAATTCAGGGCGCGGTACTGGGCGGCGACGTGAAAGACGTACTGCTGCTGGACGTAACCCCGCTGACCCTGGGTATCGAAACCATGGGTGGCGTGGCCACCGCGCTGATCGAAAAGAACACCACCATCCCGACCAAAAAGTCTCAGGTGTTCTCCACTGCCGACGACAACCAGACGGCCGTGACCATTCACGTGGTGCAGGGTGAGCGCAAGCAGGCGGCGCAGAACAAGTCCCTGGGTCGTTTCGACCTGGCCGACATTCCGCCGGCGCCGCGCGGCATGCCGCAGATCGAAGTGACTTTCGATATCGATGCCAACGGTATCCTGCATGTGCATGCCAAAGACAAGGCGACCGGCAAGGAGCAGTCCATTGTCATCAAGGCCTCTTCCGGTCTGTCGGACGAGGAAATTGAACAAATGGTGCGCGACGCTGAGGCCAACGCCGAAGCGGACAAGCAGTTCGAGGAGCTGGTGCAGGCCCGCAACACCCTCGATGGCCTGATCTCCGCCACCCGCAAAACTGTGGACGAAGCCGGTGACAAGGCGACCGCGGAAGAGAAAGCCGCGATCGATGCCGCTCTGGCGGAAGCTGAGGAAGCGGTGAAAGGCAACGACAAGGCCGCGATCGAAGCCGCCACCACCAAGCTGACCGAAGCCTCAGGCTCTCTGGCACAGAAACTCTATGCCGAGCAGGCCCAGGCCCAGGACGCTGCGGCCCAGCAGGCGGAGCAGGCGAGCTCCGGTGGGAAGTCCGGCGGCGACGACGCAGTGGATGCAGAGTTCGAAGAAGTCAAAGACGACAAAAAAGACGGCAAGTAA
- the dapB gene encoding 4-hydroxy-tetrahydrodipicolinate reductase, translating to MAINIAITGFGGRMGRVLAEAVALAERDGKARLSGAIVRPGTSLVGADAGEVAGLGRSGLAIVDSLAQVEFDVLIDFTSPQATLDNAAYCAEHGKAIVIGTTGFDPEQKAQMLSAGDKTPLCFATNFSTGVNLCFNLLETAARVLGDDVDIEIVEAHHRHKVDAPSGTALSMGEVIADTLGRDLAKVAVYGREGQTGARERETIGFATVRGGDVVGEHTVSFFADGERIEITHKASSRLAFARGAVRAAIWLTGRAAGRYDMRDVLALK from the coding sequence ATGGCGATAAACATAGCAATCACGGGATTTGGCGGCCGTATGGGGCGTGTGCTGGCTGAGGCGGTGGCGCTGGCAGAGCGGGATGGCAAGGCCAGACTCAGTGGCGCCATCGTGCGTCCGGGCACCAGTCTGGTGGGGGCGGATGCCGGGGAAGTTGCCGGTCTTGGCCGCAGCGGCCTCGCGATTGTCGACAGCCTGGCGCAGGTCGAATTCGATGTGCTGATCGATTTCACATCTCCGCAGGCCACGCTCGACAACGCCGCCTATTGTGCCGAGCACGGCAAGGCGATCGTGATTGGCACCACTGGTTTTGATCCCGAGCAGAAGGCGCAGATGCTAAGCGCTGGTGACAAGACACCGCTGTGTTTCGCGACCAATTTTTCCACCGGTGTGAATCTGTGCTTTAACTTACTGGAAACCGCGGCACGGGTGCTGGGTGACGATGTGGATATTGAGATCGTCGAGGCGCATCACCGCCACAAGGTGGACGCACCTTCCGGCACGGCGCTGAGTATGGGGGAGGTGATTGCGGATACCCTTGGCCGCGATCTCGCCAAAGTGGCGGTCTATGGCCGCGAGGGTCAGACCGGTGCACGGGAGAGGGAGACTATCGGTTTCGCCACCGTGCGCGGCGGCGATGTGGTGGGTGAGCACACGGTTTCATTTTTTGCCGATGGCGAACGTATTGAAATTACGCACAAGGCCAGCAGCCGCCTGGCCTTTGCCCGCGGTGCGGTGCGGGCGGCGATCTGGTTGACTGGCCGGGCCGCAGGTCGCTACGACATGCGCGACGTGCTGGCACTCAAATAA
- a CDS encoding YfiR family protein: MLLIFLLPLSPARAQAEHLSDTDLGRKVMVNYIVHFAHHLQWPIEVFSGSGAPFRICVMGDDELVAPLTARLHHHRVQGRLVSLERVNDGEMMRARRCQIVVMGDMDAERLAQAVGALEFFPVLTVSDTSRFAALGGMVEFAGSGANMALQLNKTRLDRAELKMGNSLFRLSKQVN, from the coding sequence TTGTTACTGATTTTCCTGTTGCCACTATCGCCAGCCAGGGCCCAGGCCGAGCACCTCTCGGACACGGATCTGGGGCGCAAGGTCATGGTGAATTACATTGTCCATTTCGCGCACCACCTGCAATGGCCCATCGAGGTGTTCAGTGGCAGCGGTGCCCCCTTCCGTATCTGCGTGATGGGCGACGACGAACTGGTCGCGCCGCTCACGGCCAGATTGCATCACCACCGTGTTCAGGGGCGTCTGGTGTCTCTGGAGCGGGTCAATGATGGCGAAATGATGCGCGCGCGTCGCTGTCAGATCGTGGTGATGGGCGATATGGACGCCGAGCGTCTGGCACAGGCGGTGGGGGCGTTGGAGTTTTTCCCGGTGCTGACCGTGAGTGATACCAGCCGCTTCGCCGCCCTTGGCGGCATGGTGGAGTTTGCTGGCAGTGGCGCCAACATGGCCCTGCAGTTGAATAAAACCCGGCTCGATCGCGCGGAATTGAAAATGGGCAACAGCCTGTTTCGCCTGAGCAAGCAGGTCAACTGA
- the grpE gene encoding nucleotide exchange factor GrpE, producing the protein MAKERSEDQQEEQQIDTGEHAVEVETPTEDQQHAAEDVLQEELAVESAQEVEIASLHQQLAEHKDMVLRAQAEVQNARRRAEQDVEKAHKFGAEKLLKELLPVVDNLDRALSTIDSEQEANKAVIEGIELTRKSFLDTLNKHGVEVVDPAGEPFDPELHQAMTQVPNGNVEPNTVLDVFQKGYRLHGRLLRPAMVVVSKAP; encoded by the coding sequence GTGGCCAAAGAGCGCAGCGAAGACCAACAGGAAGAACAGCAGATCGACACTGGCGAGCACGCCGTCGAAGTAGAGACCCCCACCGAGGACCAGCAGCATGCGGCGGAAGACGTCCTGCAGGAGGAGCTGGCGGTCGAAAGTGCACAGGAGGTTGAGATCGCCTCTCTGCACCAGCAGTTGGCCGAGCATAAGGACATGGTGCTGCGCGCCCAGGCCGAGGTGCAGAATGCCCGCCGTCGCGCCGAGCAGGATGTAGAGAAGGCGCACAAGTTCGGGGCGGAAAAACTGCTCAAGGAGCTGCTGCCGGTGGTCGACAATCTGGACCGCGCCCTGTCCACCATTGACAGTGAACAGGAAGCCAACAAAGCGGTGATCGAAGGTATCGAGCTGACCCGCAAGTCCTTTCTCGACACCCTGAACAAGCACGGTGTGGAGGTGGTGGACCCCGCGGGCGAACCCTTTGACCCGGAGCTGCACCAGGCGATGACCCAGGTGCCCAATGGCAACGTGGAGCCGAATACCGTGCTCGACGTGTTCCAGAAGGGCTACCGCCTGCACGGCCGCCTGCTGCGTCCGGCCATGGTGGTGGTTTCCAAGGCGCCTTAG
- the dnaJ gene encoding molecular chaperone DnaJ gives MSKRDYYEVLGVSKGADEKELKKAYRRVAMKYHPDRNPDDKEAENKFKEANEAYEILSDPQKKAAYDQFGHAGVDGQAGHGAGGFGGFSDIFGDVFGDIFGGGAGGGRRGPQRGSDLRYDLDLDLEDAVRGTTVKIRVPTLANCGTCHGSGAKAGSKPQTCGTCGGAGQVRMQQGFFSVQQTCPNCRGRGTVITDPCGSCHGRGRVEETKTLSVKVPPGVDTGDRIRLAGEGEAGPDGGPAGDLYVQVMVKEHELFQRDGKNLYCEVPISFATAALGGEMEVPTLDGKVKLKIPAESQTGKLFRLRGKGVTPVRGGAPGDLLCRVVVETPINLSTKQKELLEEFAGTLSEKKNSPRQTGWFEGVKNFFGDMKL, from the coding sequence ATGTCCAAACGCGATTACTACGAAGTCCTCGGCGTCAGCAAAGGGGCGGATGAAAAGGAGCTGAAAAAGGCTTACCGTCGGGTGGCGATGAAATATCACCCGGACCGCAACCCTGACGATAAAGAGGCGGAGAACAAATTCAAAGAGGCCAACGAGGCCTACGAAATCCTGTCTGACCCGCAGAAAAAAGCGGCCTATGACCAGTTTGGCCACGCCGGGGTGGACGGCCAGGCGGGCCATGGCGCCGGCGGCTTCGGCGGATTCTCCGACATCTTTGGTGATGTGTTTGGCGATATCTTTGGTGGTGGTGCCGGTGGTGGCCGCCGTGGGCCACAGCGCGGCTCCGACCTGCGCTACGACCTGGACCTGGATCTGGAAGACGCGGTGCGTGGTACCACGGTTAAAATCCGCGTTCCGACCCTGGCCAACTGTGGCACCTGCCATGGCTCCGGCGCCAAGGCGGGCTCCAAGCCGCAGACCTGTGGCACCTGTGGTGGCGCCGGTCAGGTGCGCATGCAGCAGGGCTTCTTCTCTGTACAGCAGACCTGCCCCAACTGTCGCGGTCGCGGCACAGTGATCACCGATCCCTGTGGCAGCTGTCACGGCCGCGGCCGGGTCGAGGAAACCAAAACCCTGTCGGTCAAGGTGCCACCGGGTGTGGATACCGGCGACCGTATCCGTCTTGCGGGCGAAGGTGAGGCGGGCCCGGATGGCGGACCCGCGGGCGATCTGTACGTACAGGTGATGGTGAAGGAACACGAGCTGTTCCAGCGCGATGGCAAGAACCTCTACTGCGAGGTGCCCATCAGCTTCGCGACCGCCGCCCTCGGCGGTGAAATGGAAGTGCCGACGCTGGATGGCAAGGTCAAACTGAAAATCCCGGCGGAGAGCCAGACCGGCAAACTGTTTCGCCTTCGCGGCAAGGGTGTGACCCCGGTGCGCGGCGGTGCACCCGGCGACCTGCTGTGCCGTGTAGTGGTGGAAACGCCGATCAACCTTTCCACCAAGCAGAAAGAGTTGCTGGAAGAGTTTGCCGGCACTCTGAGCGAAAAGAAAAATTCACCGCGCCAGACCGGCTGGTTTGAGGGGGTGAAAAATTTCTTTGGCGATATGAAGCTCTGA
- the rimK gene encoding 30S ribosomal protein S6--L-glutamate ligase translates to MRIGLLASNPDLYSNQRIMEAGAERGHRMTFLNIRQCYMKLDSTEPEVHYRDGRILNNLDAVIPRIRPSQTFYGCALTRHFESIGVFALNGSAAISQSRDKLFSLQLLQEGGLSIPISGFANSPMDTNELIEMVGGAPLIVKLLEGTQGRGVVLAETRKAGESVINAFKSLKVNLLVQEFIREAQGKDLRLFVIDGKVVAAIQREAAPGEFRANIHQGGTASVVKISPDERKLAIKAAKVLGLKVAGVDIIRSKKGPLLLEVNSSPGLEGIESATRKDVAGNMIMAIERALKWRPTITGAPTFEDE, encoded by the coding sequence TTGCGTATCGGTCTGCTGGCGTCCAATCCGGATCTCTACAGCAATCAGCGAATCATGGAAGCGGGAGCCGAGCGCGGTCACCGCATGACCTTCCTGAACATTCGTCAGTGCTATATGAAGCTCGATTCCACCGAGCCGGAAGTGCACTACCGCGACGGTCGTATCCTCAACAATCTGGATGCGGTGATCCCGCGTATACGCCCGAGTCAGACATTTTACGGCTGTGCGCTTACCCGCCACTTCGAAAGTATTGGGGTGTTTGCATTGAATGGCTCCGCGGCCATCAGTCAGTCCCGCGACAAGCTGTTTTCTCTGCAGCTGTTGCAGGAGGGAGGATTGAGTATTCCGATCTCCGGCTTCGCCAATTCACCGATGGATACCAACGAGCTGATCGAAATGGTTGGCGGTGCACCGCTGATTGTGAAACTGCTGGAAGGCACTCAGGGGCGCGGCGTGGTACTGGCGGAAACCCGCAAGGCGGGGGAGTCGGTGATCAACGCGTTCAAGTCCCTGAAAGTCAATCTGCTGGTGCAGGAGTTTATCCGCGAGGCCCAGGGTAAGGATCTGCGCCTGTTTGTGATCGACGGCAAGGTAGTGGCGGCGATCCAGCGGGAAGCGGCGCCAGGTGAGTTCCGTGCCAATATCCACCAGGGGGGCACAGCCTCGGTGGTCAAGATCAGCCCGGATGAGCGCAAACTGGCGATCAAGGCCGCCAAGGTATTGGGATTGAAAGTGGCAGGGGTAGATATCATCCGCTCCAAAAAGGGGCCACTGTTGCTGGAGGTCAACTCCTCACCGGGGCTTGAGGGTATTGAGAGCGCCACCCGCAAGGACGTGGCTGGCAATATGATCATGGCGATCGAGCGTGCGCTCAAATGGCGTCCGACCATCACCGGTGCTCCCACTTTTGAGGATGAGTGA
- the carA gene encoding glutamine-hydrolyzing carbamoyl-phosphate synthase small subunit, which yields MPSTTPALLVLADGSVFHGRAIGAEGSTVGEVVFNTSMTGYQEILTDPSYARQIVTLTYPHIGNTGTNSEDEEASEIWAAGLVIRDLPLLASSFRSEQSLEDYLKARNIVGIADIDTRRLTRILRDKGAQSGCIVTGNSIDEAEALKQAQAFAGLKGMDLAKVVSTKEKYDFNEGTWELGLGHKPAPAAQPYKVVAYDFGVKRNILRMLVDRGCSITVVPAETPASEVLAMNPNGVFLSNGPGDPEPCDYAIAAIKEFLDAGLPTYGICLGHQLLGLAVGAKTAKMKFGHHGGNHPVQDLNSTKVMITAQNHGFEVDASSLPDNVEITHKSLFDGTLQGIRLKDKPAFSFQGHPEASPGPHDVAPLFDQFIEMMEARR from the coding sequence ATGCCCAGCACTACCCCGGCACTGCTGGTGCTCGCCGATGGCAGTGTCTTCCATGGTCGCGCCATTGGCGCTGAAGGCTCAACAGTCGGTGAGGTAGTTTTCAATACCTCCATGACCGGATATCAGGAGATCCTGACGGATCCGTCCTACGCCCGTCAGATCGTCACCCTGACATACCCCCATATCGGCAACACCGGTACCAACAGCGAAGATGAAGAAGCGAGTGAGATCTGGGCCGCCGGCCTGGTGATTCGCGACCTGCCGCTGCTGGCCTCCAGCTTCCGCAGCGAGCAGTCCCTGGAGGATTACCTCAAGGCGCGCAATATCGTCGGCATCGCCGATATCGACACCCGTCGCCTGACCCGCATCCTGCGCGACAAAGGTGCGCAGAGTGGCTGCATTGTGACTGGCAACAGCATCGATGAAGCGGAAGCGCTGAAACAGGCGCAGGCGTTCGCTGGCCTCAAGGGGATGGACCTGGCCAAGGTCGTCTCCACCAAGGAGAAGTACGACTTCAACGAAGGTACCTGGGAACTGGGGCTGGGTCACAAGCCGGCACCCGCCGCGCAGCCCTATAAAGTTGTCGCGTATGACTTCGGCGTAAAACGCAACATCCTGCGCATGCTGGTGGATCGAGGCTGCAGCATCACCGTGGTGCCCGCGGAGACTCCGGCCTCCGAAGTGCTGGCGATGAATCCGAATGGCGTGTTCCTCTCTAACGGCCCCGGCGACCCCGAGCCCTGCGACTACGCGATTGCCGCGATCAAGGAATTCCTCGACGCTGGCCTTCCCACCTATGGCATCTGCCTCGGCCACCAGCTGCTGGGCCTCGCCGTCGGCGCCAAGACCGCGAAGATGAAATTCGGCCACCACGGCGGCAACCACCCGGTGCAGGACCTGAATTCCACCAAGGTGATGATCACCGCGCAGAACCACGGTTTTGAAGTGGACGCTAGCAGCCTGCCGGACAATGTGGAAATCACCCACAAATCCCTGTTCGACGGCACCCTGCAAGGCATCCGCCTGAAGGACAAGCCGGCGTTCAGCTTCCAGGGACACCCGGAAGCGAGCCCCGGTCCACACGACGTGGCGCCACTGTTCGACCAGTTTATCGAGATGATGGAAGCGCGCCGCTAA